The Oncorhynchus tshawytscha isolate Ot180627B linkage group LG02, Otsh_v2.0, whole genome shotgun sequence genome contains the following window.
tttgaattcaatgcATATGGCGTATACATATACTCTTATCTGTTGGCTAGATCGCAAGTTCTAAAACCAGAGTAGGCACTTGGCTATTTAACACAACAGTTTTTGACAGAACTATaggaaaatgtgatggaaacacattAACTTTAGATTTGTACTTGGTACATGAAAAGTTAAGCAAGAGAGAGTTCACAAAAAAAGTAGCAATGTCATCACGCACCGATTTTTTTCCGCACTAAAtccgtttggtggaaacaccactaGTGGGAAAACCTGTCGccagttggatggaaacctagataCAGTGTCGTGACATTTTGTTACTTCGAATGAGGGCCTGTGtctataaatgttttgttttctgtgAAAAAATGACCAACATTCATCTGCTCTTGCGCTTAAAGCCCTCTGTTGGTAGGGTTTCGGTACCGCAAGATCGTCACTCTTTGTATACCACGTGACTAAATGCAGAGTAGGTCGTCCACAGAGTTTCAATCTTTGGTTCGTCACTCTGGCCGCCCTTGTGGTTTCACTTCCGCCATCTTTGTTTAAGCAGGGCTACGGAGTGAGCAGAAAAGCATAAACGTATTCACTTTAATTTCCCTCAAAATGTCCAAACTACAGTTGTTGAATGTGTTTCTCTCACAGCGCTTGACGGAGGCAACTGTTGAGAtatttggagcagtggaaaaaaCAATAACCGAGTTCCAGGAAGAAATTGCCAGTTCAAAGGAGGAGATCGAACGTCTACAGAGGCTTCTGGATTTGGCTTTGAAACCCGACTTAAAGTTACATAAGTCAGGTTAGTAGTGGCCACTGCTAACTAGACTATACAAAAATAGGTGGTTGATGTGCACATCCTAAACTAGATTAACGTTGCTGGGCTAAACAAGTATATAGATAAATAATTGAAAGTCCCGCACCCGGTAGTAGCTCCCCAATGTTTTTGGGTGCGGTAACGCACTGGGGAgcgactagctagctagctgtattaCGTGTGCGGGCTTTTCATTTCTTTATCACTAACGTTACTAGATCAATGGCATGGCTAGAGTTGTTGCAAATACAATTGTTGCAGCCAGGCAGCCAACAACTGTAAACAAATGTAATGAAATATATAAACATTTATTTCTGCCACAAACTGAATGTTCATATAATTTACCCCACCCAGATGCCAAGCAGCTTACTCTCCCTGTCCCAGAGGAGGTTCCCCCTGAGAAGCGGCACTGTGAGCACGAGTGGAGCCCCAGTCTAGGCCAGGAGGAGCCAGAGCCCACACACATTGAAGGGGAAGAGGaggtcaggaccagtcaggaggaGCAGCAGTATCAAGGACTAGAGCCCGACATAGAGTTCATATTTACTCCTCCCTGTGTGCAAAGTGACTATGATCAGGACCCACCCCAGCCTTCACCGACCACCAACACAACTGAAGAGATGGACGCCGAACCGGAGGGGGAGAGAAATGGGGCATCATTAACAACCAGTGACTTCCAGTCCCTCTCTGTAGAAAATCCAGGATCCCCTGCAGCTCAGAACAACACCAGTGGAAGTGTTGATGTAGTGGCGAGTGGAGGACTACTGTCAGCATTGGGGTTAATACGGACAACCAGTATGCAAGCAAGTGTTGGAGGCCGTAGAACCAAAAAATTACCCCACAAGAAAGTACAAAGCTCCCATTCCAGTGCAGTAAGCAGGAAAACTACCAAGTTACCCCTTAAGGTAGTGCAAAGCCCAGATACCAGTGATGGAGGCAAGAAGACAACCAAGTTGCCCCTGAAGGCAGTGCAAAGCCCAGATACCAGTGTAGTAGGCAGGAAGACGACCAAGTTACCCCTCAAGACAGTGCAAAGCCCTGATACCAGTGCAGTAGGCAGGAAGACTACCAAGTTGCCCTTAAAGACAGTGCAAAGCCCTGATACCAGTGCAGTAGGCAGGAAGACTACCAAGTTACCCCTCAAGACAGTGCAAAGCCCTGATACCAGTGCAGTAGGCAGGAAGACTACCAAGTTACCCCTCAAGACAGTGCAAAGCCCTGATACCAGTGCAGTAGGCAGGAAGACTACCAAGTTA
Protein-coding sequences here:
- the LOC112263120 gene encoding zinc finger protein 37, translating into MVGDLARSGDGFGTARSSLFVYHVTKCRVGRPQSFNLWFVTLAALVVSLPPSLFKQGYGRLTEATVEIFGAVEKTITEFQEEIASSKEEIERLQRLLDLALKPDLKLHKSDAKQLTLPVPEEVPPEKRHCEHEWSPSLGQEEPEPTHIEGEEEVRTSQEEQQYQGLEPDIEFIFTPPCVQSDYDQDPPQPSPTTNTTEEMDAEPEGERNGASLTTSDFQSLSVENPGSPAAQNNTSGSVDVVASGGLLSALGLIRTTSMQASVGGRRTKKLPHKKVQSSHSSAVSRKTTKLPLKVVQSPDTSDGGKKTTKLPLKAVQSPDTSVVGRKTTKLPLKTVQSPDTSAVGRKTTKLPLKTVQSPDTSAVGRKTTKLPLKTVQSPDTSAVGRKTTKLPLKTVQSPDTSAVGRKTTKLPLKTVQSPDTSAVGRKTAKLPLKTVQSPNTSAVGRRTSKSPRIRGEETGGLRSALGLVRTLRARVKKEQSSPASAEARKTKKLPHKKRQSYLTSGGVRKISKLPKVTSANKNHTAPHCCKMCGKSFVFMTYLVSHVQKIHLKDKYHLCGVCGKDFRSTDSMVKHLQTHMGVKHFCHACAKVFTCSSNLKVHMRIHTGEKPFQCKHCGKGFTVRKSLEDHEKTHTGERPFKCTSCGKCFSSTTHLSRHQEIHTGEKPYQCNDCGKSFSRKEKLAEHMRTHTGEKPYPCPECGKCFGLKGNLTTHMIRHTGEKPCRCEECGKCFSLNADLKIHMRTHTGEKRYKCNVCDKSFTQKAYLASHIMKHTAEKQPVQ